The genomic segment CAAGAAAATGAAGAAGGTCTCCTGCTTGTAAGCAATGTTAATCCAATTGATGCTTACCGAACATTGGACTCCATGATTGGTTAATAACATCCAAGCAAACAGAACCAGACCTGCAATTATTTGAATACAGAAAAAAAATCGGATTCTGTCAACTTTGAACAAGAATCAGCATGGCATACCCAGAAATACAAAAAGGTTACCAGAATCCTTGTCTATTAACAATTAATATAAGAGCATCTTAAATATTTTTCTTAGCAAATCAATTCCAAATTTTAGATGGCTGACCATGAAAGCTCAAAGGGACCATTTTTGAAGACAGTTAAAGAATGAAAAAAACTAAACAGCAGATAATACAGTTTGTAAGAGTCACTTCTGAAATTATGAATTCCTCACAGTTCATCAACATTTGGGTGGAATATCTTGTTCACAAATCCAATAGAAGGAGACTTGAATGGGTAAGCATCCGGAAGCTCAACCCGGATTTTCCAAACCCCACCTTCATAGAGACCTGTATGCATTGAAGTTGATATTAAAGAAGTCAAAGTGGATTAAAAACAAGTACTTGGACTAGCAATAGAAACAATTTGTTATAAGCTGTAGCATAGATAAAGCCCTCTaagtttataataaatttaataaaattatcaacaaATTTCCAAATTTATAAGCATATATAACACTATGGAACAGTTCTCTGCTGGTCCAGCACCTATTTTTCATTCGTATTATGGATGCAAATTTTGGGAACTGGATCATCTAGGTGTTTTGTTTACTTTGTAATGATAAATAGATATTGTATCCTCtctctataataataataaaaataaaaataataacaaccaGGTGACTACCTGAAGTACAtgcttaaacatataaatactatGTGAGAGGGATCATATCAAACACACATGAAAAAGAGAACATAAATTGAACAGATTAGTATAAGCATACTTTCTTTGGGACCATGAAACTTGACATTGAATTCGTTGAGCCCATcatttattgtttctacattgtAATCACTCATCATCctagataaaattaaaaataaaaaactcattAGCAACTCAGGCTAAAATCCAAGTTTAGCAGCAATTTCTAAATTCAGCAAAGCTTTCACGAAGTGGAAATGGAAATAGTTCATTTGAATAAACTAAAAGTATCAAGAATTGAAATAATCACTCAggcaaacaaaaagaaaaatctgTCACTAGGTCTGTTAAAAGTGAGAGGATGCCCTATAAAAATGCAATAAACTCACTGCTGAGTAAAGGTGAAAGCTGAAAATCATTGACATCTTTTACTGTTCATGGATTTCTTAATTGTAGAAAGGAAACAAAACAGTATCACAGACAGTTGACTTTCATGAGTTTTAATGAATAATGGCCATTCAAGTTATAGTCCCATCCACCCTATGAAATCCAATTTTCAGAATATAGATGTTCTCATTCAACAAATTCAATTTACCATCTCTGCTACGAACATCTTCATGATGCTACTCCTAATAACTAAAAAGGTTACAACTCAAAACATCCCAACTTATCCATCACTTGTTATGTGATTAAGACAGCCGGTCTGGGTGCCTTGGCCACACTAATTACTAGCACTGCTTTAGAAAAATGCAAAGAAAAGTGCCCAAAACACCATACAAAATACTATCAGTAAAAGAATTACAGTAGCAAACTATTCTGAACATAAAATATGTAAGAGAAACTTACAACTTCATTACATCCATTTCTCTCCTCTTGCTAGGGGAAGACATTTTAAGCCAATATTGCAGACTCCAAACTACCTGCAGAATATCAACACAAAATTACTTTTTGCACTTCTGCAAGATTAAAACTTATGAAATGAACTTCACATTTTACACACTTCCATGTCCAAAATGTTCTTATTTCTAAAACATTCTAGAAAAAAACTAGTCTGATTATGGGAGAAGGGCACATGTTAACTTGTAGAATCCTAGAGGCTGCATTCTAAGAACCCTCAAATTTTATGTCCTGCACCAAAAATAAATGTTGATGCAGAGATAAAAACAAGTATATACTTTTGAGTGAACTAATCCAAAACAGGGTGTCGATGTAGTGAGTTCTGAATATTTAACGCAGTCTACATAACCAAAGAAATCCTCATATCAACCAAAGTTACACTTGCATGAAATTCTTAAAAAGACAAACCAAATCCTTAGAAATTCGAAAAGGTCcagacaatttttttttgatgCTCATGCTTATTTTCAATTTCTGAATTACACTGGATAACAAGCTCTAAATTATGACCAATTTAATTCACTGCTCCTTAATCTTCGGGAAATAGCTagcccaaaaatcctgaaatcaaTATGAAGCTCAACAGCTTGGCATGCAGATCAAAAACTTTAACTCAAATATGAGCCAATAACTTAAGAAAAAAGTACATCAGTTTAACAAAGTCGAATTAAAGCTAagtgaaatgtttttttttttttttataaacaaaGACGTTAAAGAACACACTTTTTTGAAAAATGGCCATACAATATTTAATTATCCATGTAAAACATTCCTAGACTTTAGAGTTATAAGTAACTGAGATTGAAAGCCAGTATGAAAAGCCTCATAGTATATTTGACATAAAGAACATAAGACGGAAGAAAAATACTGATAACCTTTCAACTGATATCGAATTCTTAAACAAAGAATATTGCCTTACCACAATGTCTTAGCAAGAAATATTTTCCTGCTGGATTGccattaaaatgtaaatatgaataGATTGCCATCAAAAGAATCTATagatgtgagtaaatgcttgtaATTAGAGAAACAACTTCAAAACTCTTTAATTACTTGGATTGGCATGTAACCCTGAACCAAAGATGCAAGGTTTTAGAAATTTTGACAAGTTTGTTCATACACACACTACCTAGATGCAAAGATCCAACCTTAGCAGCTTCATATTCTTCTGACGAAAATCTAAATGCAAAATATGTAAAGATAGAAGATTCAAGTCTGCACTTCAATTCCCAGTAATCCATAGATATTAATACTGCTGCAAATCTAGTATATAAAATTCTTAATTAGCACACTGAAAAGGCACAAACTTCAAATGCTGCTTGCTGGTTATAAGTGTCACAATTACAAACactacatattaaaaccatctcACGAATCAACAATTTTCCTATTCTTCTACCATCGATTTTGATTCATAAATCAATATACAATCCTAAGATGCAATATTCCAGTCTAAAAGTGGAAAATCTAATAATGCTGAAAGCAAGAAGTTTGTGATCATTTCCATAAAAGGATATAAAAATGCCTTAATTTGTCCACTATGTCACTTTACattacacatttaaagcataaatcTTTAGATTACACATTTGCATTAGAATACTACAAATACAAATCTCGTTTATCCTTAAGAAACAACCCATTACCCTAAGAATGTAGCCTAatcgaaaaagagaaaaaaaaattgagattcaTATGGATCCCCATTTTCTTCCTTTGGAAACAGATACAAGGCATTCTTGAAATAGAGAAAAATAGCATCAGAAACGCGCGAGCGCGCACAAACACACACATAGAAGTATAACCAAATTCATCATCTTTTCATTCCCATTAAACTTAACATCCTAATAGAACGTAATAAATTACGATCCAGGGGCAAAAGGGCATCCACAAACACAAAAGAAACGACCAACAAATTGTTCCCTGTTTGATCACTCAAAGAtaaaaaaagggagaagaaaAGCGAGAATGAAACCAGGGGATCTTACGTTTCAGCAAAGggtaattttaacaaaaaataatttagggGATCGTTCCTATAAAGGGAGAAATGAACCGAAAATGGGGAAGGAGcggaaggaaaaaaaattatagagaaaagggaaagaaaataaagatttaatATTTTGAATAGGAAGTGGGAGTGAATGTCGTCATATTTTCATGTGCACGTGTTGGATTCAAGTTTCTGTTACGTGgcatgcatggttttatttaggACAACAAATTATCGAGAAATGTCATGTTGATGCATTTTTTTTCCTGATTTGctacatattaatttaaatttaaaattattaaaatgtttttatatataaagtAAGGTAAAATTATTATAAAGGTGTTTATATTAGGAGTGAATTTCATTtgatcttttattaaaaaataattaatttttatatttaaaataaatgtaaattcattttttaattttaaatcaaaaagtaaattaattattctaattttaagTAATGACGTAACTAACAAAACAACTATATAGTGATAAGTGATGTGCCACATGTGTCTAGGGGTGTGCAAATTTAGAGTAAAACCGAATTAATTCGATAgggggtcggttaataattttttgaaagttcgGTTAACGGTAAATTCAGTTCGAAATCGGTCgattaattgaattaaccgaatttattaaataatattataatatataagtattcggTCGGTTAAgttggttaattttttatatgttttatacttgttttaatcaaaaataaaaacatataaatttcggttaattcgattaaccgaCAGAATTAACCGAAAAAGTTGGGTtcgcttaatttttttaaaatattttcggTTCGATTAATGGTTAAGGGTTTAAAAAGGTCGATTAATTTAACTAATGGTAGTTCGAGTCAGTTAATCGGTCGATTAACCAATTGAACACCCCTACATGTGCCTCATGTTGATGTGTCACATTTCGTCATGTCAgtacatatttaaaaattaaaaagatctcaagaagaaaaaaattataaagttttgaaaattgttaaaatttattttaaagttaataaaatcATCCAGAATGTCCATAGACAAATGGTTGTCCAAGTATTTGAACCTGGTCCAATATCATTCTAAACATTTTTcgaatatttttattgatttttaataattttaaaattttcaataattcttagcaaattttaaataaatctccacatttttataatttttttgaaaaaatatgtcCAAGACAAAATGAACTAGCATAACTATTTGTTTAGGTTTATACCGGATgtggttttttaaataattatgaggtaattttatttatgtttaggattttttttaatttttaaaacactaTCATTTAAGGTACACGTAGCAGGTCATGtgttaataaatttttaacagaaagactATTAGAGGAGACAAAATGTAATCCGGATTATAATGCAATAACCTTCATAGTACTATTAGTTAATcctactcatcatttaattctacctcacttacaataaaattttaaaaaaaaaaattcaatcatcACTTAGCAACACACATGCATAGAATTTTTAAGgtataattgcaaaaaaaaaaaaaacctcaaccTTTAGGGGCATTTAGATATATGCTCctaacctttttattttctaaaatcgaCCATTCACATAACGAATTTTTCAAACATCAACCCAGTTGAAACGGTAATCGCCAGCTGACCGTTAGTCAACAGCCGGTCAAAAAAATTATCTATATGGCGTTCCAGTTGATTGATGACGTggcaaaaaaattaaacaaatcgaCAACATCGTTACGATCAGCATGCTATGGGGTGGTTCGTTGAACGGAGAAGAAGCAAAGCTTGGGCTTGAAATTAAGGATCGGTTAGAGGAATTTATGACATTTTCCCGATGCTTAGGCCATTCAATTTACAAGGAATTGAATCCAAAACCAAGAAGCATTTGTCGTGGTTTTATGGGTTTCTCGAATCAGTGATAAAGCAGCGAATGAAGCTCGGAGAGGGACCAAAAATGGCGGACAGTAAGGATTTTCTGCAGCAATTGTTGGAGCTGAACCAAAGATGAGATGCCAAAACTTCATTATCCACGGCAGACAAAAAGACCTTTCTGTGTGGGTTCATCCTTCTATTGTTGCTTAACCGGTTCTAAATTTGCATGAGGATATGGTATTGTACATGTTTGACTTTATGCATATTTCTTCAGCCACGACTCTTGATGGCAATGGCCAGGGATGGATTATTACCTGCATTCTTTTCTGACATCAGTACACGCACCCAAGTTCAAGCAAAGCGCACAGTGACAACCGGTATGCTTGCTTCAGTATTGGCTTTTTTTTATGGATGTTTCGGAATTGTCCGGGATGGTAAGTTGTTTCATACCAATTAACTATGAAGTACAAACGTTTGTGGGGAAGAATGTATGTCTGTTAAGCATAAGatgctttttttctttctctggTGTAGGTTAGTGTTGGTACCATGAAGAAAAATGGTGTTTGGCAagagaaaaaatgagagaaaaaaatggcAGCAGACGGTGGAGAAAAAAAACACAATGATTTTAAGTTGAAAGTGTGGAGTGAGTTTACAAAAATTGCACAAAAGCATGATTATAATCATGGTAATGGAGATTCTTGTAGATAAAATGAGGCAACCATATGTTTTGAAGGAGAAAAATGGTGTTtggcaagagagaaaatgagagaaaattttttgttaaatagaAGACGTTATCTATGATGCCGCGCgcttatgtggcatgccacatgagCTATTATGTTAAACTACAGTATGTTGACCGTTAAAATTGGgctgattttttaaaaaatcgtaATGTTGAGGAtgtcaatcaaaaaataaaaagatcaaAGGTACAAAACCAAAAATCCCCATACGTTGAggttttttttgcaattatgtcaaattttaacaaaatagtCAATTTATACTTTTCTTTTTTAACATATAGGAGCTAATGTACTCATTTTTTAGTTGAGGAAGCAAAACacgattaaatttttaatacaagaatttctatggtacttttatcacgaaataaattatattattattgaagagtttttatatttttatataataaaaaattcatagatTTGAATTTACGAGAAAAAAAATTTTTCACTTAACTTTCATTTCAACTAaagattaatttacttttttcatAAGGTTTTAGTAAATATATTTATCACAAAAATTTTTTCACCAAAAGTCACGTGGGTCTATTATAATCT from the Gossypium hirsutum isolate 1008001.06 chromosome D09, Gossypium_hirsutum_v2.1, whole genome shotgun sequence genome contains:
- the LOC107890901 gene encoding ubiquitin-conjugating enzyme E2-23 kDa isoform X1; its protein translation is MDYWELKCRLESSIFTYFAFRFSSEEYEAAKVVWSLQYWLKMSSPSKRREMDVMKLMMSDYNVETINDGLNEFNVKFHGPKESLYEGGVWKIRVELPDAYPFKSPSIGFVNKIFHPNVDELSGSVCLDVINQSWSPMFDLLNIFEVFLPQLLLYPNPSDPLNGDAASLMMKDRKQYDQKVKEYCERYAKKEDITKSAADKETDDEDDITDEDTGSSDDEIAGHADP
- the LOC107890901 gene encoding ubiquitin-conjugating enzyme E2-23 kDa isoform X2, coding for MSSPSKRREMDVMKLMMSDYNVETINDGLNEFNVKFHGPKESLYEGGVWKIRVELPDAYPFKSPSIGFVNKIFHPNVDELSGSVCLDVINQSWSPMFDLLNIFEVFLPQLLLYPNPSDPLNGDAASLMMKDRKQYDQKVKEYCERYAKKEDITKSAADKETDDEDDITDEDTGSSDDEIAGHADP